The Puntigrus tetrazona isolate hp1 chromosome 3, ASM1883169v1, whole genome shotgun sequence genome contains a region encoding:
- the LOC122341901 gene encoding neuronal pentraxin-2-like: protein MVAFIGAVICIIAAVHSGSPPASATAAQPLADNHSLSPDATGKTFSTGSVARAGPLDALHGTDATSRERGGPEAPTFYGLTGLGTGGSEQQVTYSRLICTPVPAGECNPKNFQQQADDPSLYAGEDWGYLRTTAEELRQTVLQQKDEILTDQRTIRELTGKLSECESGLKGRRVPERSAALGDARKENKEQLMMRDDAGSSMRSAHAMDELVHAITQMKDRIEKLESEMAPSAFNHTDTGSQKAVAARTPAVAAQRRVEDLEGELKRKIKLLEEERKALRKETQKHQEHIDYGLDTVHQRISSLEKGLSENKFPEGYRLSFPVRSTSMYATVKQEIPALHALTVCMWIKPAKSVLGTVVSYAVSDQSHEFVLQQLVHGPIELIVNNEVAPIPLNLTVGRWQHVCVSWNRRAGAWHAYLGGKLKLEGNDLATRHSIRPGGTLILGQEQSSMGGLRFQASRAVVGELSEFNMWDRPLSHMELSALARCSTGMLGNVVPWTSREVEVFGGVTKQPADHCEHRNSARQ from the exons ATGGTGGCGTTTATCGGAGCGGTTATATGCATCATCGCCGCGGTTCACAGCGGATCTCCGCCGGCGTCCGCGACCGCAGCGCAGCCCCTGGCTGACAACCATTCACTCTCACCGGACGCCACCGGGAAGACGTTCTCCACCGGCTCCGTGGCCCGAGCAGGACCGCTGGACGCTCTTCACGGGACCGACGCGACCAGCAGGGAACGAGGGGGACCGGAGGCGCCGACCTTCTACGGATTAACGGGACTGGGCACCGGAGGCAGCGAGCAGCAGGTCACCTACAGCAGACTCATCTGCACCCCTGTCCCCGCCGGTGAGTGCAACCCAAAAAACTTTCAGCAACAAGCGGACGACCCGTCGTTGTACGCGGGAGAGGACTGGGGGTACCTGCGCACCACCGCCGAGGAGCTCCGGCAGACCGTCCTGCAGCAGAAGGACGAGATCCTCACGGATCAGAGAACCATACGGGAGCTGACGGGAAAGCTGTCGGAATGCGAGAGCGGCTTGAAGGGACGCAGGGTCCCGGAGCGGAGCGCGGCGCTCGGGGACGCGCGGAAAGAGAATAAGGAGCAACTCATGATGCGGGACGATGCGGGGTCCTCGATGCGGAGCGCTCACGCGATGGACGAGCTGGTGCATGCCATAACTCAAATGAAAGACCGCATCGAGAAACTGGAG TCTGAAATGGCCCCATCGGCGTTCAATCACACAGACACGGGCTCACAGAAAGCAGTCGCCGCTCGTACGCCGGCGGTGGCAGCGCAGAGACGAGTGGAGGATCTGGAAGGAGAGCTGAAGAGAAAGATAAAACtgctggaggaggagaggaaagcGCTGCGGAAAGAGACCCAGAAACATCAGGAGCATATCGACTACGGACTGGACACTGTACACCAGAGGATAAGCAGCTTGGAGAAAG GTCTCTCCGAGAACAAGTTTCCAGAAGGTTACAGGCTCTCATTCCCCGTACGCAGCACTTCCATGTACGCCACTGTAAAGCAGGAAATCCCAGCCCTCCACGCTCTGACGGTCTGCATGTGGATCAAACCTGCAAAGAGCGTCTTGGGAACGGTAGTCTCTTACGCTGTCTCTGACCAGAGCCACGAGTTTGTGCTTCAGCAGTTGGTTCATGGACCCATTGAGCTCATCGTTAATAATGAG GTGGCGCCGATACCTCTGAACTTAACAGTGGGCAGAtggcagcatgtgtgtgtgagctggaACCGGAGAGCCGGAGCGTGGCATGCCTACTTAGGGGGCAAACTAAAGCTCGAAGGAAATGACCTGGCAACCCGTCACAGCATCCGACCGGGAGGAACTCTCATACTTGGCCAAGAGCAG AGCTCAATGGGCGGTCTTCGCTTCCAAGCGTCCCGGGCTGTGGTGGGAGAGCTGTCTGAGTTCAACATGTGGGACCGGCCTCTTTCACACATGGAGCTCTCTGCTCTTGCCCGCTGCAGCACGGGCATGCTGGGTAACGTAGTCCCATGGACCAGCCGCGAGGTGGAGGTTTTCGGAGGCGTCACCAAACAACCAGCCGATCATTGTGAGCATCGCAACAGCGCCAGACAGTGA
- the dnal4a gene encoding dynein, axonemal, light chain 4a — protein MAETGDGKKEDADYKRLQSFPLIRHTDMPEEMRVETMELCVTACEKFASNNESAAKMIKESMDKKFGSSWHVVIGEGFGFEVSHEVRNLLYMFFGGSLAVCVWKCS, from the exons ATGGCAGAAACTGGTGATGGTAAAAAAGAGGATGCCGACTACAAAAGACTGCAAAGCTTTCCACTCATCAGG CACACAGATATGCCTGAAGAGATGCGTGTGGAGACGATGGAGCTTTGCGTCACAGCCTGCGAGAAATTTGCCTCCAACAATGAG AGCGCTGCCAAGATGATCAAGGAGTCCATGGATAAGAAGTTTGGCAGTTCGTGGCATGTGGTGATCGGCGAGGGGTTTGGGTTCGAGGTGAGCCATGAAGTCAGGAACCTGCTCTACATGTTCTTTGGGGGAAGTCTGGCCGTATGCGTTTGGAAATGCTCCTGA